A single region of the Sorghum bicolor cultivar BTx623 chromosome 9, Sorghum_bicolor_NCBIv3, whole genome shotgun sequence genome encodes:
- the LOC8055733 gene encoding B-box zinc finger protein 22 — translation MKVLCSACEAAEASVLCCADDAALCARCDREVHAANRLAGKHQRLPLLAPGGQSAAAVSPPKCDICQECDAYFFCLEDRALLCRSCDVAVHTANAFVSAHRRFLLTGVQVGQELESDDLSREQQPEASPPPPPSKSEPAPPPPPPLYNESDFGWAAGAGATGSLADWSAVEEEFGSPAPCLAEAAPRATPKRSPRAPPAFGAAGQGRVAGGVMDWPLGEFFRGVSDFNGGGFSFGESGTSKADSSGKLGGSAGGSPYYRSSSEDRDAANELFGQVPEIQWSVPALPSPPTASGLHWQHGGHDSNAFVPDICSPDGGGAGVRCFPTANGAAKRQRNR, via the exons ATGAAGGTTCTGTGCAGCGCCTGCGAGGCGGCGGAGGCGAGCGTCCTCTGCTGCGCCGACGACGCCGCGCTCTGCGCGCGCTGCGACCGGGAGGTCCACGCCGCCAACCGATTGGCTGGCAAACACCAGCGCCTGCCCCTCCTCGCCCCCGGCGGCCAAAGCGCCGCCGCCGTGTCGCCGCCCAAGTGCGACATATGCCAG GAATGCGACGCCTACTTCTTCTGCCTGGAGGACCGCGCGCTGCTCTGCCGGAGCTGCGACGTCGCCGTGCACACCGCCAACGCCTTCGTCTCGGCGCACCGCCGGTTCCTGCTAACCGGCGTCCAGGTCGGCCAGGAGCTGGAGTCGGACGACCTCTCCCGGGAGCAGCAGCCAGAGGCGTCGCCGCCTCCCCCGCCGTCGAAGAGcgagccggcgccgccgccgccgccgccgctctacAACGAGAGCGACTTCGGCTGggcggccggcgccggcgctaCCGGGAGCCTTGCGGACTGGTCGGCCGTGGAGGAGGAGTTCGGCTCCCCTGCGCCCTGCCTCGCGGAGGCCGCTCCCAGGGCCACGCCGAAGCGCAGCCCGCGGGCGCCGCCGGCTTTCGGTGCCGCCGGACAGGGCCGCGTCGCTGGCGGGGTCATGGATTGGCCCCTCGGCGAGTTCTTCCGCGGCGTCAGCGACTTCAACGGCGGCGGCTTCAGCTTCGGCGAGAGCGGCACCTCCAAG GCGGACAGCAGCGGGAAGCTCGGGGGCAGCGCGGGTGGCTCCCCGTACTACCGCTCGTCGTCGGAGGACCGGGACGCCGCCAACGAGCTGTTCGGCCAGGTGCCGGAGATCCAGTGGTCGGTGCCGGCGCTGCCGTCCCCGCCGACGGCCTCCGGGCTCCACTGGCAGCACGGCGGGCACGACAGCAACGCCTTCGTGCCGGACATCTGCTCCccagacggcggcggcgccggcgtccGCTGCTTCCCGACCGCCAATGGCGCCGCCAAGCGCCAGAGGAACCGCTAG